One window of Actinomycetes bacterium genomic DNA carries:
- a CDS encoding type II secretion system F family protein → MTPTLLIVSVLVALAVAVVVFVVLSQVEERQVIRETLRQLDGYEVENTRDQELLDPLRDRALRPFVHGIQAIGRRLTPVGYVEKVRQRFIWAGEPDPQKVDRFLAIRVITIALAVIAAILIFLVGVLPLSGMPLLVVGGAVVAGLVLGPDNVLNRKVSDRQHEIQITLPDVLDLLVISVEAGLGFEQALDRVINSVPGPLSDEFSRMLGETRAGANRSDAMRALDERCNVPELRSFVMAIIQADTFGVSIGRVLRSQSEEMRVKRRQLAEEQAQKAPVKMMIPMVFCIFPALFAVVLGPAILGIREGL, encoded by the coding sequence ATGACCCCAACCCTTCTCATCGTTTCCGTCCTGGTGGCCCTGGCTGTTGCCGTGGTCGTGTTCGTGGTGCTGTCCCAGGTCGAGGAACGACAGGTCATCCGCGAGACGCTGCGGCAGCTGGACGGCTACGAGGTCGAGAACACCCGCGACCAGGAGCTGTTGGATCCGCTCAGGGACCGTGCCCTGAGGCCGTTCGTTCACGGAATCCAGGCAATAGGGCGCCGGCTGACACCCGTCGGCTACGTCGAGAAGGTCCGGCAACGCTTCATCTGGGCCGGCGAACCGGACCCGCAGAAGGTCGACCGGTTCCTCGCGATTCGCGTGATCACCATTGCCCTGGCCGTGATCGCGGCGATCCTCATCTTCCTCGTCGGCGTCCTTCCTCTGTCTGGCATGCCGTTGCTCGTCGTCGGCGGAGCCGTGGTGGCCGGACTCGTGCTCGGCCCCGACAACGTACTCAACCGCAAGGTCTCGGACCGACAGCATGAGATCCAGATCACGCTGCCCGACGTACTCGACCTGCTCGTGATCTCGGTGGAGGCCGGACTCGGCTTCGAACAGGCCCTGGACCGGGTCATAAACTCCGTGCCCGGGCCGCTGTCGGACGAGTTCAGCCGCATGCTCGGCGAGACCCGCGCCGGCGCCAACCGCTCCGACGCCATGCGGGCCCTCGACGAGCGATGCAACGTGCCCGAGTTGCGCAGCTTCGTAATGGCGATCATCCAGGCGGACACGTTCGGCGTCTCAATCGGCCGGGTGCTTCGCTCGCAGTCCGAGGAGATGCGCGTCAAGCGGCGCCAGCTGGCCGAGGAGCAGGCGCAGAAGGCCCCGGTGAAGATGATGATCCCGATGGTGTTCTGCATCTTCCCCGCACTGTTCGCGGTTGTGCTGGGCCCGGCGATCCTCGGAATCCGAGAAGGGCTGTAG